CCAAGAGTCCGACGCTCCAGCCCACCCGCGTTCGGCGAAAGTTCGGCAGAAAACGGCGCGCGTCAAGATAGTTGTCGCCTCGGTCATGCAGCCAATGGCGGAATAAGCTTGTCTTCCAGATGCGCGTTGGCGATTCAATCGCGTTCTGGATTGAGGGTCACTACACCGACCGGCGTCCAATTTCGTGTCTGACCAGTCCAGCGCGCCGGGTTCAGATCACGCGCTGAGGTATAGACGGCATGTCGGGCCGCGAGAATGGCGAGATCCTCGCCGGCATGGCGCTGGGCTGGGCTGACATAACGAATGCCACTGTGCCGATGCTCGACGTTGTACCAGTGCACGAAGCTGACTGCCCAGGTCCTGGCGTCGTTGAGCTCGGCAAAGCCGTTAGCAGGAAACTCAGGGCGGTATTTGGCCGTCCGAAACAGCGATTCCGCGTAAGCATTGTCATCACTGACTCGGGGTCGAGAATACGAGGGCCTGACTCCCAGCCAGTTGAGCATCGCCAGCACCGTCGTGGCCTTGAGCGTCGAGCTGTTGTCGCCGTGCAGAACAGGCTTGGTCGCGAGTGCGGCAATCCCCTCGGCGAGCGCCGTACGGCGCACCAGATGCGCGGCATGGTCGGCGTGATCGCTGCCGTGCACCTCCCAGCCGACAATCTTGCGGCTATACAGGTCGAGGATGAGATAAAGGTGAAACCAGTGCCCCTTAACCTTGCCTGGCAGATAAGTCATGTCCCAGCACCACACCTGGCGCGGCGCGGTGGCAATGTGCGTGGTCGGCACTCGCTGTTGCCTGGGCGCCTTGGCCCGTCCTCGGAGGGTGGTTTGACCGTGCTCACGCAGCACTCGGCTGAAGGTGGATTCGCTGGCCAGGTAAATCCCTTCATCAGCCAGCATCGGCACCA
This window of the Candidatus Dechloromonas phosphoritropha genome carries:
- a CDS encoding IS3 family transposase (programmed frameshift); its protein translation is MARYSEKFKGRAVARLLAPENAAIDVVAREVGIGSGTLERWRDDAQSMPARGRAWTAAARLEAVIVTAALDETSKSAWCREHGVYPDELIKWWASATTALAEPEEVRASPQATRQDRKRIKELERELLRKDRALAETAALLVLSKKGRGDLQQGRCRMIGLEDRQALAQDIHTAHVAGARLRLACEVAGIELRTLQRWKAIEGGICADRRPLSMRPTPRHALSEAERTQVLAVANEPRFAAVPPARMVPMLADEGIYLASESTFSRVLREHGQTTLRGRAKAPRQQRVPTTHIATAPRQVWCWDMTYLPGKVKGHWFHLYLILDLYSRKIVGWEVHGSDHADHAAHLVRRTALAEGIAALATKPVLHGDNSSTLKATTVLAMLNWLGVRPSYSRPRVSDDNAYAESLFRTAKYRPEFPANGFAELNDARTWAVSFVHWYNVEHRHSGIRYVSPAQRHAGEDLAILAARHAVYTSARDLNPARWTGQTRNWTPVGVVTLNPERD